In the genome of Magnolia sinica isolate HGM2019 chromosome 2, MsV1, whole genome shotgun sequence, one region contains:
- the LOC131234582 gene encoding uncharacterized protein LOC131234582: MSTLTSIPSNSSRSLDLHSRRRSQARIIGSSLRWLVASRGVQSARITGKVQSKLHAVMNSSSLPAAPQPPSPNPPSWARWILGSLLSIVLPLLKLKGGFLQIIGKVEQVVDMVEDVVEAVEDVAEVVENVADKVGDSLPDNTPLKCVALWVESTAKEVGDDAEHAKDFIDKVEDLTDEVEKKVEQLIDSFTGDEGEAVQKETNTVGLKEEVDQALIEQREQILKEEVHVKGLKEEVDQPLIERREQIVKEEVDVKGLKEEVDQPLIEQREQIVKEEVHVKEVAS, from the exons ATGTCTACGTTGACATCCATTCCTTCAAATAGCTCCCGTAGTCTCGATCTCCATTCTCGCCGTAGATCTCAAGCTCGGATCATTGGTTCTTCTCTCCGATGGTTAGTAGCGAGCCGAGGGGTGCAATCGGCCCGCATAACTGGCAAAGTGCAGAGCAAACTCCATGCAGTGAT GAACAGCAGCAGCCTCCCAGCAGCTCCACAACCTCCATCACCCAATCCCCCTAGCTG GGCACGTTGGATTTTGGGATCGTTACTCTCCATAGTTCTACCACTTTTGAAGCTAAAAGGTGGATTTTTACAGATAATAG GGAAGGTGGAACAAGTAGTGGATATGGTGGAAGATGTAGTAGAGGCTGTGGAGGATGTCGCCGAGGTAGTGGAAAATGTCGCGGATAAGGTGGGAGATAGTCTTCCTGACAATACGCCGCTGAAGTGTGTGGCTTTGTGGGTTGAGAGCACTGCCAAAGAAGTGGGGGATGATGCTGAACATGCAAAAGACTTCATTGACAAG GTGGAGGACTTGACAGATGAAGTAGAGAAAAAGGTGGAGCAGCTCATAGATTCCTTCACAGGTGATGAAGGTGAGGCCGTCCAAAAGGAAACAAACACCGTTGGATTGAAGGAAGAGGTGGACCAGGCCCTCATAGAACAAAGGGAGCAGATCCTGAAAGAGGAAGTACACGTTAAAGGATTGAAGGAAGAGGTGGACCAGCCCCTCATAGAACGAAGGGAGCAGATCGTGAAAGAGGAAGTAGACGTTAAAGGATTGAAGGAAGAGGTGGACCAGCCCCTCATAGAACAAAGGGAGCAGATCGTGAAAGAGGAAGTACACGTTAAAGAAGTGGCGAGTTAG